CAGTGCCTGGGGCAGCACCTCATTGAGTGCGCGCGCACCCAGGCTGCCGCCGACCACCAGCAGCTTGAGCGGACCGCTGCGCCCGGCAAAGCGATCCTGCGGCCCCGGCTGCCCGGTGAAGGCGGCGCGCAGCGGGTTGCCCACCCAATGGCCCTTGCGCAACGCGCCGGGGAAGGCGGTGAAGATGCGCTCGGCCACGCCCGCCAGCACCTTGTTGGCCAGGCCAGCGACGGAATTCTGTTCGTGCAGCACCAGAGGCTTGCCCGCCAGCACCGCCATCATGCCGCCCGGAAAGCTCACATAGCCGCCAAAGCCGACCACCACGTCGGGCTGCACGCGCCGCACCACGGCGAGCGACTGCCAGAAGGCCTTGAGCAGCCGCAGCGGCAGCAAGGCGAAGGGCAGCAGGCCCTTGCCGCGCACGCCGGAGAAGTCGATGGTCTCGAGCACAAAACCCTCGGACGGCACGATGCGCGACTCCATGCTGCCCGGCGTACCCAGCCAGTGCACGCGCCAGCCGCGCGCGCGCAGCTCCTGCGCGAGCGCAAGGCCCGGGAAGATGTGCCCGCCGGTGCCGCCGGCCATGATGAGAGCAGTCCGGGGCTGGCTCATGCGCGGCCTCCTCTCATCAGCGACTTATTCTCGTAATCCACCCTGAGCACCACGGCCAGCGCCACCAGGTTCATCAGGATGGCCGAGCCGCCATAGCTCATCAGCGGCAGCGTCAAGCCCTTGGTCGGCAGCGCGCCCAGGTTCACGCCCACGTTGATGAAGGCCTGAAAGCCTATCCACACGGCCACGCCCTCGGCCACCAGGCCGGAGAAGACGCGGTCCAGCGCGATCGCCTGGCGGCCGATCAGCATGATGCGTCGCGTGAGCCAGAGGAAGGCGACGATGAGCGTGAGCACGCCGATGAGGCCCAGCTCTTCGCCGATGACCGCGAGCAGGAAGTCGGTGTGCGCCTCGGGCAGCCAGCTGAGTTTCTCCACGCTCGCGCCCAGGCCGACACCAAAAACCTCGCCGCGGCCAATCGCGATCAGCGCGTGCGAGAGCTGGTAGCCCTTGCCCAGCGCATGGTCCTCGCTGAAGGGGTCGAGGTAGGCAAAGATGCGCTCGCGCCGCCAGGGAGAAGACCAGATCATCAGCGCGAAGGCCGCCACCAGAATCAGCGCGATCAGGAAGAACATGCGCGCATTCACTCCGCCCAGGAACAGGATGCCCATGGCGATGACCGCGATCACCATGAAGGCGCCCATGTCCGGCTCGGCCAGCAGCAGGCCGCCGACGATGGCCACGGCCGCGGCCATGGGCAGCACGGCGCGAAAGAAGCGCTCCTTGACCTCCAGGCGCCGCACCATGTAGCCGGCCGCATAAATCAGCACCGCAAACTTGGCCAGCTCCGAGGGCTGGAAGTTCATCACCCCGAGGCTGAGCCAGCGCCGCGCGCCATTGACCATCACGCCCACATGCGGAATCAGCACCACGACCAGGCTGGCGATCGACGCGATGAACAGCCAGGGTGCAATGCGCTCCCAGGCGTCCATCGACACCTGGAAGGCGAGCAGCGCCGCCACAAAACCGACGGCAATGGCCGACAGGTGACGCAGCACGAAGGTCGTGGCGCTCACGTGGCCAAAGCGCGGGTTGTCCTGCATCGCGATCGAGGCGGAATAGACCATGACCACGCTGAAGGCCAGCAGCAGCACCACCACCCAGAGCAGCGACTCGTCAAAGCCCAGCACGCGCGCCGGCACCGC
The DNA window shown above is from Comamonas sp. NLF-1-9 and carries:
- the ftsW gene encoding putative lipid II flippase FtsW, which produces MTAATFKPRLWQRWLGRRSGEQRESVDQLPVRIGGMELRRTAAVPARVLGFDESLLWVVVLLLAFSVVMVYSASIAMQDNPRFGHVSATTFVLRHLSAIAVGFVAALLAFQVSMDAWERIAPWLFIASIASLVVVLIPHVGVMVNGARRWLSLGVMNFQPSELAKFAVLIYAAGYMVRRLEVKERFFRAVLPMAAAVAIVGGLLLAEPDMGAFMVIAVIAMGILFLGGVNARMFFLIALILVAAFALMIWSSPWRRERIFAYLDPFSEDHALGKGYQLSHALIAIGRGEVFGVGLGASVEKLSWLPEAHTDFLLAVIGEELGLIGVLTLIVAFLWLTRRIMLIGRQAIALDRVFSGLVAEGVAVWIGFQAFINVGVNLGALPTKGLTLPLMSYGGSAILMNLVALAVVLRVDYENKSLMRGGRA
- the murG gene encoding undecaprenyldiphospho-muramoylpentapeptide beta-N-acetylglucosaminyltransferase; translation: MSQPRTALIMAGGTGGHIFPGLALAQELRARGWRVHWLGTPGSMESRIVPSEGFVLETIDFSGVRGKGLLPFALLPLRLLKAFWQSLAVVRRVQPDVVVGFGGYVSFPGGMMAVLAGKPLVLHEQNSVAGLANKVLAGVAERIFTAFPGALRKGHWVGNPLRAAFTGQPGPQDRFAGRSGPLKLLVVGGSLGARALNEVLPQALALIAPERRPLVTHQSGEKQLDALRASYDAAGVQGRLLPFIEDMAQALADADVVICRAGASTVTEIAAVGCAALFVPFPFAVDDHQSANARFLVDAGAAWLVQQADLTPEGLAEMIEKWERPALVQKALEAKKMQKIQAVREMTAACEELAA